The DNA region GCTCGTCGCCCGGTCGAACCCGGCTGGATCGGGTGGTCCCTCGATACCCGCTCCCGATCCTCGTTCGGCTCGAACTCCGGATCGTCGTCGATCGTGCCGGTGCGGAGCCACCTCGGGGTGTAGGTCCGTGACACGCGGAGGCCGCGCCCGGTCGCACGCTCGCCGAGTCCCGAAACGTGCGCGAGCCCGGTGACGAGGACCATGGTATCGTACCCCTCCTCGTCGGCGATCGTCGTCATCCGATCCAGCATGTGCTCGTTGCGAACGTCGATCGTCCGGAGCGCGAACTGGCCGACGGCCGTGTAGGCGACGAGCGCGAACCACCCGACGACGAGATCCGTCGAGAGTACTAACCAGCCGAAGAGGGCGACCAACCCGAGTCTGGCGCTCCCGCGGAGGATCTTCCCCGGGTCGAGCGACACCACGACCGCACCGGCGAGCGGGAGCGCGACGAGCAAGAGGAGCCCGGCCGTCGCCTCGATATCGAACCACGCCGTGGCGAAGATCCCGGCGACGGCGACGAGCGTCCCCACAACCGCTGCGAGGCCGCGGTCACGGCGAAACACCAGCCGAAAGCCCACGCCGACCGCGAGCAGTACTCCGACCGTGACCGCGGTCCGAATCGGAGCGATGACGAGGAATGCGATCAGGACGAGCCAACTGAGTGCGATCGCCAGCGGGCCCGACTCCGTCATCACCGAGACTAGGGACCGATCGACCGAATGAACCGGCGTCTCCGGTGACAGCCGTTCGGTAGCGACGTGTTCGGTCGAATCGAACCGGCGGTTGAACAGGAGGTAGTACGGCGACTGCATCAAATTCAGCACGATACCACCCAGAAGCACGAGCGGAACGCGTATCGCTGCTCTGGCGGCCGTTCGACCTGTGATAGTGTCCGCGGGCCACTCGACGAAGACGGCGTCGGCATCCGCCTCCCGCACGTAGTCCGTGAGTTCGTCCTCGACCTTCGAGAGCCGGTCGAAGTGGATGGTCCCGAACAGGTCGAGGCGGCGACGCATTGACCGTTCGTTCATCGGACGGCGATAAATGCCTGCTGTCTTCGTGTGACGAGAACTCCCGAATCAGACCTCGCGGAGGTCGTCGGTCGCTTCCCACCGGATCGCGGCGGCCGCGGCCTCGTCGGCCCGTCGGAGGACGACGGCTTCGAGCGTGGCGGGTTCGACAGCCGTCCGCGAGGTGTGTGAGAGCACCATGTGCGTGACCTCGACCGGGAGGCCCGCCGCGGCCGTCACGTAGACCCCGTAGTAGGGATGCCCGAGCAGTTCTTCGATCCGCGTGCTCTCCATCCCGTCGAACTCGTAAAGTTTGCTGACGTCGTGGACCAGCGCGCCCGCGAGCAGGCGGTCGAGATCGAGGTCGGCGTCGCGGTGTTCGATCAACATCTCGCCGAGCGCCAGCGCGCCAGCGACGACGTCCCGAACGTGCGCGACGAAGGTTTCGTCGGGGAGGTCGAGTTTCCGCTGAGCCGGCGGATACCACGGCAGGGATTCGAGCGAGTCGATGCCGTTCTCGGCCATCGCCGTGGCCCACGCCTCGCGCACACTCGCCCGGAGGTCGTCGTCCTCGATCCGCTCGATGCTCGGAAACGCGTCCGCGAGTTGGTCCGCAGTCATACCGAGAGAAGAAGGACGGCCGTGTTGTAGCCGTCGGGTCCGTCGCTACGCGCCCCAGGTCGCTTCGGTCGTCGGCCGGTCGCCGACCGCCTCGACCGCCGAATCCTCGTCGCGTGATTCGAGTGCCGACAGCGCGGCCCGTGCGCTCGCCGTCGTCGAGAAGTAGGTGACCTCCTCCTCGACGCAGACTTCGAGCGCGTCGCGGTTCCGCGAGACCATGAGATCGACCTCGCCGTCCATGATCGCCGTTTCGAGGTCGTCGAACTCGCGGAGCTCGAAGTGCTCGGCGAACCCGTCGTGAAGCGCGCGCCCGGCCTCGCTCTCGGGGTCGGGGAACTCGGGGTCCGAGAGGTCGACGACGGCCGTCCCACCCGTCGGGACGGGTTTGTTGGTCGCCGATTGGGCCTTCCCGTAGGCCTTGCCGAAACTGTCGGCGGTGCCCATCACCTCGCCCGTGCTCTTCATCTCCGGGCCCAGTCTGGGATCGCTGCCCGGCAGGCGGTCGAACGGCAGCACGACCTCCTTGACGCTGGTCTGTTCGGGGACCTGCTCGGTCGCCGCCAGCTCGGCGAGCGAGGTGCCCGCCATCACCTGCGCGGCGAGTTTCGCGATCGGGACCCCGGTCGCCTTCGAGACGAACGGCACCGTGCGCGAAGAACGGGGGTTCGCCTCCAGGACGTAGACCTCTCCATCTTTGACCGCCAACTGAACGTTGAGCAGGCCCACCGTACCGAGCGCCTCGGCGATGTCCTCGACGACCTCGCGAACCCGGCCGAGAACCTCGCTATCGAGCGATTCCGGTGGTATCATGCAGGCCGAGTCGCCGGAGTGAACCCCCGCGCTCTCGACGTGCTCCATGATCCCGCCGATCAGGACTTCCTCGCCGTCGGCGACGGCGTCGACGTCGAGTTCGACCGCACCTTCGAGGAACTGGTCGACCAGGATCGGCTGGTCGGGGCTCACACGCACTGCCTCCTCGACGTAGCTCTTCAGGTCCGCGTCGTCGTAGACGACGTCCATCGCGCGGCCGCCGAGAACGTAGCTCGGGCGAACGAGGACGGGGTAGCCGATCTCGTGAGCGAGGTCGAGGGCTTCGGCCTCGCTCTCGGCCGCCCCGCCCGCGGGCTGAGCGATCCCGAGGTCGTCCATCAGGCGGTTGAACCTGTCCCGGTTCTCCGCGAGGTCCATCGCCTCGACGGTCGTCCCCAGAACCTCACAGTCGAGGCCACGGCGGTCGAGTTCGGCCTCCAGCCCGCGGCCGATGTCGACGGAGGTCTGGCCGCCGAACTGGACCATCACGCCGTCGGCCCCGGTGGTCTCGATCACGTCGGCGACCTCCTCGGGGGTGATCGGTTCGAAGAAGAGGCCATCGGAGGTGTCGTAGTCCGTCGAGACGGTCTCGGGGTTGTTGTTGACGACGTGGGCTTCGATCCCCATCTCGCGGAGCGCGCGCACCGCGTGCACGGTACAGTAGTCGAACTCGACGCCCTGACCGATTCTGATAGGGCCACCGCCGACGATCACGACGCTCTCGACGTCGCGGTTCACCTGGACCTCGTCGTGGTCGATACCCGAGAGGCGCTCGCGGGCGGAGTAGTAGTACGGCGTTGAGGCTTCGAACTCGCCGGCACAGGTGTCGACCTGTTTGAAGTCACGGGGCGACGCGTCGGCTTCGACCGCGTCGATCGGGGCCTCGTCGGCCGTCGTTCCGCCGGCCCCGTCGGCCCGCGTCACCACGCCGTCGTCGCCAGCGGCGAGCGCCGCGACCTCCTGGTTCGTGAAGCCCACGTCGGCCGCGGGCTCGAAGTCACCCTCCGCGGCCGCGCTCGCGGCTTCAGCGATCCGGGCGTAGCGCTCGACGTACCACGGTTTGATCCCCGTGAACTCGGAGACCTCGTCGACCGAGTAACCCCGCCCGAACGCCTCGAACATCGCGTACGGGCGGTCGGGAGTGGGCCGTTCGAGGTACTGGGTTTCGAGCGCCGCGTCGTCGAGGGCGGCCCAGTCGACGTCCGGTTCGTACTCGGTCGAGCGGAGCGCCTTCAAGAGGGACTCCTCGAAGGTCCGTCCGATCGACATCGCCTCCCCGGTGCTCTTCATCGCCGTCCCGAGTTCGAAGTCGACATCGGCGAACTTCTGGTTCGGCCACCGCGGGATCTTGGTGACGACGTAGTCGATCGCGGGCTCGAAGGCGGCGGTCGTCTCACCAGTAATTTCGTTCTCGATCTCGTGGAGGCGCTTGCCGAGCGCGACCTTCGCGGTCACGCGCGCGATCGGGTACCCGGTGGCCTTCGAGGCCAGTGCCGACGAGCGCGAGACGCGGGGGTTGACCTCGACGACGCGATACTCGCCGCCGGGCGAGCCGTCGTCGCGCCAGGCGAACTGGATGTTACAGCCACCCTGGATACCGAGCTCACGGATCACGTCGAGCGCGGCGGTCCGCATGTCCTGGTGGCCGTCGTCGGGGATCACCTGCGAGGGGGTGACGACCATCGACTCGCCGGTGTGGATCCCCATCGGGTCGAGGTTCTCCATGTTACAGATGATGATACACGAGTCGTCGGCGTCGCGCATCACCTCGTACTCCAGTTCGACCCAACCCGCGATCGACTCGGTGATCAGGACTTCTCCATTTCTGGAGAGCCGCAGCCCCTTCCGGACGCTCTCCTTCAGCTCGTCCATCTCGGCGACGACGCCCGACCCGCTCCCCCCGAGAGTGTAGGTCGTCCGCATGATCACCGGGAGCCCGCCGACCGCCTCGACGGCGTCCTCGATCTCCTCGACCGACTCGATGGTCACCGACTTCGCGACGGGCTGACCGACCTCCTCCATCCGGTGGCGGAACAGTTCCCGGTCCTCGGTGGCGTAGATGGTGTCGAGCGGCGTGCCCATGATCTCGACATCGAACTCCTCGAGCACACCCTCCTCCGCGAGTTCGGCGGTGACGTTCAATCCTGTTTGCCCGCCGAGCCCCGCGATCACGCCGTCCG from Halococcus salsus includes:
- a CDS encoding HD domain-containing protein; this encodes MTADQLADAFPSIERIEDDDLRASVREAWATAMAENGIDSLESLPWYPPAQRKLDLPDETFVAHVRDVVAGALALGEMLIEHRDADLDLDRLLAGALVHDVSKLYEFDGMESTRIEELLGHPYYGVYVTAAAGLPVEVTHMVLSHTSRTAVEPATLEAVVLRRADEAAAAAIRWEATDDLREV
- the carB gene encoding carbamoyl-phosphate synthase large subunit is translated as MTHADRTILLIGSGPIQIGQAAEFDYSGAQACRALAEEGARVVLVNSNPATIMTDPEMADAVYIEPITTEAIAEIIEKERPDGVIAGLGGQTGLNVTAELAEEGVLEEFDVEIMGTPLDTIYATEDRELFRHRMEEVGQPVAKSVTIESVEEIEDAVEAVGGLPVIMRTTYTLGGSGSGVVAEMDELKESVRKGLRLSRNGEVLITESIAGWVELEYEVMRDADDSCIIICNMENLDPMGIHTGESMVVTPSQVIPDDGHQDMRTAALDVIRELGIQGGCNIQFAWRDDGSPGGEYRVVEVNPRVSRSSALASKATGYPIARVTAKVALGKRLHEIENEITGETTAAFEPAIDYVVTKIPRWPNQKFADVDFELGTAMKSTGEAMSIGRTFEESLLKALRSTEYEPDVDWAALDDAALETQYLERPTPDRPYAMFEAFGRGYSVDEVSEFTGIKPWYVERYARIAEAASAAAEGDFEPAADVGFTNQEVAALAAGDDGVVTRADGAGGTTADEAPIDAVEADASPRDFKQVDTCAGEFEASTPYYYSARERLSGIDHDEVQVNRDVESVVIVGGGPIRIGQGVEFDYCTVHAVRALREMGIEAHVVNNNPETVSTDYDTSDGLFFEPITPEEVADVIETTGADGVMVQFGGQTSVDIGRGLEAELDRRGLDCEVLGTTVEAMDLAENRDRFNRLMDDLGIAQPAGGAAESEAEALDLAHEIGYPVLVRPSYVLGGRAMDVVYDDADLKSYVEEAVRVSPDQPILVDQFLEGAVELDVDAVADGEEVLIGGIMEHVESAGVHSGDSACMIPPESLDSEVLGRVREVVEDIAEALGTVGLLNVQLAVKDGEVYVLEANPRSSRTVPFVSKATGVPIAKLAAQVMAGTSLAELAATEQVPEQTSVKEVVLPFDRLPGSDPRLGPEMKSTGEVMGTADSFGKAYGKAQSATNKPVPTGGTAVVDLSDPEFPDPESEAGRALHDGFAEHFELREFDDLETAIMDGEVDLMVSRNRDALEVCVEEEVTYFSTTASARAALSALESRDEDSAVEAVGDRPTTEATWGA
- a CDS encoding RDD family protein, which gives rise to MRRRLDLFGTIHFDRLSKVEDELTDYVREADADAVFVEWPADTITGRTAARAAIRVPLVLLGGIVLNLMQSPYYLLFNRRFDSTEHVATERLSPETPVHSVDRSLVSVMTESGPLAIALSWLVLIAFLVIAPIRTAVTVGVLLAVGVGFRLVFRRDRGLAAVVGTLVAVAGIFATAWFDIEATAGLLLLVALPLAGAVVVSLDPGKILRGSARLGLVALFGWLVLSTDLVVGWFALVAYTAVGQFALRTIDVRNEHMLDRMTTIADEEGYDTMVLVTGLAHVSGLGERATGRGLRVSRTYTPRWLRTGTIDDDPEFEPNEDRERVSRDHPIQPGSTGRRAAASLVDLTAVTVLTWALARGLDLVPGLRSETGFVLVGFALIAFGYHLGLEAAFGRTLGKRLTRLVVTDEEGFEASRRACLVRNLVRPVDFVVLYLVGFVTMGLTKRRQRLGDLLAGTEVRKVD